One Streptococcus gallolyticus subsp. gallolyticus DSM 16831 DNA window includes the following coding sequences:
- a CDS encoding SagB/ThcOx family dehydrogenase, with translation MENFKFTMISNHYAQKISQNNKLLQLFHQNTKHSKKYLLRNMFQSRVLLNNPNFLKASSFVEKQYPLFPKITLKKRTDDTLMRSLYYRRSQVKIPIKSSALTEKIVSDLFWSGYGVNCKGTRVTPSGGALYPLELYGLILEDCGKIKRGLYHYRPSLNAIELISDDEEVFDIGSYIMMLQNLENPSVIFFTTAIFNRMTFKYDARAYRYLLLEAGAMAQNISLVATKYNLVSTFIGGTDDFKVEKVLGIDGVNESLVNCLFITKDGSWGTW, from the coding sequence ATGGAAAATTTTAAATTTACAATGATTAGTAATCATTATGCTCAAAAAATTTCTCAGAACAATAAGTTATTACAATTATTTCACCAAAATACAAAGCATAGTAAAAAGTATTTGCTGAGAAATATGTTTCAATCAAGGGTTTTATTAAATAATCCTAACTTTTTAAAAGCGAGTTCGTTTGTAGAAAAACAATATCCGCTTTTTCCAAAAATTACTTTAAAAAAACGAACAGATGATACCTTAATGCGAAGTTTATATTATAGGCGTTCTCAAGTTAAAATTCCTATAAAATCAAGTGCTTTAACAGAAAAGATTGTTTCTGATTTGTTTTGGTCTGGATATGGGGTGAATTGTAAAGGAACACGTGTAACACCATCAGGAGGAGCATTGTATCCACTAGAATTATACGGTTTGATTTTAGAGGATTGTGGAAAAATAAAAAGAGGATTATACCATTATAGACCATCTCTTAATGCTATTGAACTCATTTCTGACGATGAAGAAGTATTTGATATTGGTTCATATATCATGATGTTACAAAATTTAGAAAATCCGTCTGTTATTTTCTTTACAACTGCTATTTTTAATCGTATGACTTTTAAATATGATGCGCGTGCCTATAGATACTTACTATTAGAAGCAGGGGCAATGGCTCAGAATATATCATTGGTTGCAACAAAATATAATCTAGTTAGTACTTTTATTGGTGGAACAGATGATTTTAAAGTTGAAAAAGTATTAGGAATTGATGGAGTTAATGAAAGTTTAGTGAATTGTCTATTTATTACTAAAGATGGGAGTTGGGGAACATGGTAG
- a CDS encoding YcaO-like family protein — MTVTKADNSIFVDEKYGLIKNIYNLPTFAGLPRIHVKMAFGGNYFTAGFNASGAGVTAQAAENSAIGEYIERYSCLHPREKINYSDVLTQIAPTVFNPNADSCIEHYQWMKAIDCIHNSEVGVPVDSVYLTYRSNDKAWITTSTGAACGENLNQCLWKGIAEILERDAFQYIWRRQLPCRRILIEENETLKNFFNKYIKSPYINFKLYQMEMDWEVPAIFGIASFPNGGCVVGASVRKTWLEACEKTLIELSQSIIGYAALILDSKRENFEDYSKIKEYQDHSLLYISDNMTKHLAFLDNGGTFKIPNEHKSDDDKKIAEFFINAVKRIGKAVYFVDVTSCELRSFKWLVGKTLIPNMLDIEPNFIDILKSERLEEIDQNLILQGKRTAEELHNPQPLVPHPFP, encoded by the coding sequence ATGACAGTAACTAAAGCAGATAATTCTATATTTGTTGATGAGAAATACGGTTTAATAAAGAATATTTATAATTTGCCAACTTTTGCTGGGTTGCCACGGATACATGTGAAAATGGCTTTTGGGGGGAATTATTTTACAGCAGGTTTTAATGCAAGTGGCGCAGGAGTTACAGCGCAAGCTGCAGAAAATTCGGCTATTGGTGAGTATATTGAACGGTATTCATGTCTTCACCCAAGAGAAAAGATTAACTACTCAGATGTCCTTACCCAAATTGCCCCAACGGTTTTTAATCCAAATGCCGATAGTTGTATAGAGCATTATCAGTGGATGAAGGCGATTGATTGTATTCATAATTCAGAAGTTGGTGTGCCAGTAGATAGTGTTTATTTGACATATAGAAGCAATGATAAAGCATGGATTACTACTTCGACTGGAGCTGCTTGTGGAGAAAATCTAAATCAATGTTTGTGGAAAGGGATAGCAGAAATATTAGAACGTGATGCATTCCAGTACATTTGGCGTAGGCAGTTGCCCTGCCGTAGAATACTTATCGAAGAAAATGAAACCTTAAAAAATTTTTTTAATAAATACATTAAATCCCCTTATATTAATTTTAAACTTTATCAAATGGAAATGGATTGGGAGGTTCCTGCAATATTTGGTATAGCTTCTTTCCCAAATGGAGGCTGTGTTGTGGGAGCGAGTGTTAGAAAAACATGGTTAGAAGCTTGTGAAAAGACATTGATTGAATTATCTCAAAGTATTATTGGATACGCAGCATTAATTCTAGATAGTAAGCGAGAAAATTTTGAAGATTATTCAAAAATCAAAGAATATCAAGACCATTCATTACTATATATTTCTGATAACATGACAAAACATTTAGCTTTTTTAGATAATGGTGGTACCTTTAAAATTCCTAATGAACACAAATCAGATGATGATAAAAAAATTGCTGAATTTTTTATTAATGCTGTGAAAAGAATTGGCAAAGCAGTTTATTTTGTGGATGTTACTTCTTGTGAATTGCGCTCATTTAAGTGGCTTGTTGGAAAAACTTTGATTCCTAATATGTTAGATATTGAGCCAAATTTTATTGATATTTTAAAATCAGAACGTTTAGAAGAAATTGATCAGAATTTAATTTTACAAGGGAAACGAACAGCCGAAGAACTCCATAACCCTCAGCCGCTTGTGCCACATCCATTCCCTTAG
- the hslO gene encoding Hsp33 family molecular chaperone HslO, which produces MDKLIKSISKSGSFRAYVLDSTETVRTAQEKHQTLSSSTVALGRTLIANQILAANQKGDSKVTVKVIGDSSLGHIISVADTKGHVKGYIQNTGVDVKKTATGEVMVGPFMGAGQFVVITDYGTGNPYTSSTPLVSGEIGEDLAFYLTESEQTPSAVGLNVLLDDNDKVEVAGGFMLQVLPGASEEEINRYEKRIQEMPAISKLLESDDHVEALLKAIYGEDEYKVLAEEEIGFNCDCSRERFEAALVTLGKEELKAMKDEDHGAEITCQFCGKTYNFTENDLEGLIND; this is translated from the coding sequence ATGGATAAACTTATAAAATCAATTTCAAAATCTGGTTCTTTCCGTGCTTATGTGCTTGATAGCACTGAGACGGTTAGAACTGCACAAGAAAAACATCAAACACTTTCTAGCTCTACTGTTGCCCTAGGTAGAACACTTATTGCCAATCAAATCCTAGCTGCCAATCAGAAAGGAGACAGCAAAGTAACCGTCAAAGTTATTGGTGATAGCTCACTTGGTCACATTATCTCTGTGGCTGATACTAAAGGACATGTCAAAGGCTACATTCAAAATACTGGCGTTGATGTTAAAAAAACCGCTACTGGCGAAGTCATGGTTGGACCATTCATGGGTGCTGGTCAATTCGTTGTCATCACAGACTACGGTACAGGTAACCCTTACACTTCTTCAACACCACTTGTCTCAGGTGAAATCGGTGAAGATTTGGCTTTTTACTTGACTGAATCTGAACAAACACCTTCTGCCGTTGGGCTTAACGTTCTTCTTGACGACAATGACAAGGTCGAAGTCGCTGGTGGCTTTATGTTGCAAGTCCTTCCAGGTGCTTCTGAAGAAGAAATCAACCGCTATGAAAAACGTATCCAAGAAATGCCTGCTATTTCAAAACTTTTGGAATCTGACGACCACGTTGAAGCTCTTTTAAAAGCAATCTATGGCGAGGATGAGTACAAAGTCCTTGCTGAAGAAGAAATCGGCTTCAATTGTGATTGTTCACGTGAACGTTTTGAAGCTGCTCTTGTCACTCTTGGCAAAGAAGAACTCAAAGCCATGAAAGACGAGGACCACGGTGCCGAAATTACTTGCCAATTCTGTGGTAAAACTTACAACTTCACCGAAAATGACTTGGAGGGATTAATCAATGACTAA
- the dusB gene encoding tRNA dihydrouridine synthase DusB: protein MTKLSSSFMIGDVEIPHRTVLAPMAGVTNSAFRTIAKEFGAGLVVMEMISEKGLLYNNEKTLHMLHIDENEHPMSIQLFGGDADGLKRAAEFIQENTKADIVDINMGCPVNKVVKNEAGAKWLKDPDKIYHIINEVTSVLDIPLTVKMRTGWSDSELAVENALAAESAGVSALAMHGRTREQMYTGTCDHETLARVSKAITKIPFIGNGDVRNVHDAKYMIEEIGVDAVMVGRAAMNNPYIFTQINHYFETGEELPDLPFVKKLDIAEDHLKRLINLKGEKIAVREFRGLAPHYLRGTAGAAKIRGAVSRAETIDEVKEIFNSLR from the coding sequence ATGACTAAACTCAGCTCATCATTTATGATTGGTGATGTTGAAATTCCTCACCGTACGGTGCTAGCACCCATGGCAGGAGTGACAAATTCTGCCTTTCGTACGATTGCAAAAGAATTTGGAGCTGGCTTAGTTGTCATGGAGATGATTTCTGAAAAAGGTCTCCTCTACAATAACGAAAAAACTCTTCACATGCTTCACATTGATGAAAATGAGCATCCAATGTCAATCCAATTATTTGGTGGTGACGCAGACGGACTTAAACGCGCAGCTGAATTCATCCAAGAAAATACCAAAGCTGACATCGTTGACATCAATATGGGCTGCCCTGTGAATAAGGTTGTCAAAAATGAAGCAGGCGCAAAATGGCTCAAAGACCCTGATAAGATTTATCACATTATCAATGAAGTCACTTCTGTTCTCGATATTCCATTGACTGTCAAAATGCGTACTGGCTGGTCAGATAGTGAGCTTGCTGTTGAAAATGCACTTGCTGCCGAATCAGCTGGTGTGTCTGCCCTTGCTATGCATGGACGTACCCGTGAGCAAATGTACACTGGAACATGTGACCACGAGACACTTGCTCGTGTTTCAAAAGCCATTACCAAAATTCCATTTATTGGAAACGGTGATGTCCGTAACGTTCACGATGCTAAATACATGATTGAAGAAATCGGTGTTGATGCCGTTATGGTTGGACGCGCAGCCATGAACAATCCATACATCTTCACCCAAATCAATCATTACTTTGAAACAGGCGAAGAACTGCCAGACCTTCCATTTGTCAAAAAATTGGACATCGCAGAAGACCACCTCAAACGTCTCATCAACCTCAAAGGTGAAAAAATCGCTGTCCGTGAATTCCGTGGCTTAGCCCCACACTACCTCCGTGGTACCGCTGGCGCTGCCAAAATCCGCGGAGCTGTCTCACGCGCAGAAACCATCGACGAAGTCAAAGAAATCTTTAACAGCTTACGATGA
- a CDS encoding ATP-dependent Clp protease ATP-binding subunit → MSEYSIKMQEVFSVAQYQAARFESPYLESWHVLLAMVAIHDSVAGLTFAEYQTKIVYEEYEAAAVLAIGKSPLTDVDRVHFVEQSKALSDVLAFAESICQVTGGNEIGTEHVLYAMLLNLDLFATRLLEVAGFKNKEDGDAVRLIDLRKSLARNAGFTKENIKAIHELRKPKKSTMGGAFSEMMKPQSTAGDLSDFTRDLTEMARQGKLEPVIGREKEISRMVQVLSRKTKNNPVLVGEAGVGKTALAYGLAQRIVNGAIPYELQGMRVLELDMMSVVAGTRFRGDFEERMNQIISDIEEDGHIILFIDEVHTIMGSGSGIDSTLDAANILKPALARGTLHMVGATTQEEYQKHLEKDAALSRRFAKITIEEPSVEDAYQILLGLKKSYEDFHNVVISDEAVLTAVKAAHRYLTSKNLPDSAIDLLDEASATVQGLVKKEAPATLTPADKAILEGDFKLATKLLKESRKKPNRKPTAVTEDDIMATLSRLSGIPVEKMTQADSKKYLNLEKELHKRVIGQDSAISAISRAIRRNQAGIRTGKRPIGSFMFLGPTGVGKTELAKALAELLFDDESALIRFDMSEYMEKFAASRLNGAPPGYVGYEEGGELTEKVRNKPYSVLLFDEVEKAHPDIFNVLLQVLDDGVLTDSRGRKVDFSNTIIIMTSNLGATALRDEKTVGFGARDMAHDYEAMQKRIMEELKKAYRPEFINRIDEKVVFHNLTQENMRDVVKIMVKPLIATLAEKDITLKFQPSALKYLAEIGYDPEMGARPLRRTLQDKVEDELSELILSGELASGNTLKIGVSKGQLKFDIA, encoded by the coding sequence ATGAGTGAGTATTCGATAAAAATGCAAGAGGTTTTCAGTGTTGCTCAATACCAAGCAGCGCGTTTTGAAAGCCCATATTTAGAAAGTTGGCACGTCCTTTTAGCCATGGTTGCTATCCATGACTCAGTCGCAGGGCTAACATTTGCGGAATACCAAACTAAAATCGTCTATGAAGAGTATGAAGCGGCAGCTGTTTTAGCCATTGGGAAATCACCGTTAACGGATGTTGACAGAGTTCATTTTGTAGAGCAATCTAAAGCTCTTAGTGATGTTTTAGCATTTGCTGAGTCTATTTGTCAGGTGACTGGTGGTAACGAAATCGGGACAGAACACGTGCTTTATGCGATGTTGTTAAACCTTGATTTATTTGCCACACGTTTGTTAGAAGTTGCTGGTTTTAAAAACAAAGAAGACGGTGACGCTGTTCGTTTGATTGATTTGCGTAAGAGTTTGGCACGTAATGCTGGTTTTACAAAGGAAAATATCAAAGCTATTCATGAACTTCGTAAGCCGAAAAAATCGACAATGGGCGGTGCTTTTTCTGAAATGATGAAACCACAGTCAACAGCGGGGGATTTGTCAGATTTCACGCGTGATTTGACAGAGATGGCACGTCAAGGAAAATTAGAGCCTGTTATCGGTCGTGAAAAAGAAATTTCTCGTATGGTGCAGGTGCTCAGCCGCAAAACGAAAAACAATCCAGTTTTAGTAGGGGAAGCTGGTGTTGGTAAAACGGCTCTTGCTTACGGTTTGGCACAGCGAATTGTCAATGGTGCGATTCCGTATGAACTCCAAGGCATGCGTGTTTTAGAGCTTGATATGATGAGCGTTGTGGCTGGTACGCGATTCCGTGGTGATTTTGAAGAACGCATGAACCAAATCATCTCAGATATTGAGGAAGACGGTCATATTATTCTTTTCATTGACGAAGTGCATACGATTATGGGTTCAGGCTCTGGAATTGACAGCACTTTGGATGCGGCTAATATTCTAAAACCAGCGCTTGCGCGTGGTACGCTTCATATGGTTGGTGCGACAACGCAAGAAGAATATCAAAAACATCTTGAAAAAGATGCGGCGCTTTCTCGCCGTTTTGCTAAGATTACCATTGAAGAACCAAGTGTTGAAGATGCTTACCAAATCTTGCTTGGGTTAAAGAAATCATATGAAGATTTTCATAATGTGGTGATTTCTGACGAAGCTGTTTTAACGGCTGTCAAAGCTGCGCATCGCTATTTGACAAGTAAAAATCTTCCTGACTCAGCGATTGATTTGCTTGATGAAGCAAGTGCAACGGTTCAAGGTCTGGTGAAAAAAGAAGCGCCAGCTACTTTGACACCTGCTGATAAAGCTATTTTGGAAGGTGATTTCAAATTGGCAACGAAATTGCTGAAAGAGTCACGCAAGAAGCCAAATCGTAAACCAACTGCTGTGACAGAAGATGATATTATGGCAACGCTCAGTCGTTTGTCAGGTATTCCTGTTGAGAAAATGACACAGGCAGATAGTAAGAAATACTTGAACCTCGAAAAAGAACTCCATAAGCGTGTGATTGGCCAAGATTCAGCTATTTCAGCGATTAGTCGTGCTATTCGTCGTAATCAAGCGGGCATTCGTACAGGCAAACGTCCGATTGGGTCGTTTATGTTCTTGGGCCCAACGGGTGTTGGTAAAACAGAGTTGGCTAAGGCACTAGCAGAATTGCTATTTGATGATGAATCTGCTCTTATCCGTTTTGATATGTCTGAGTATATGGAAAAATTTGCGGCGAGCCGTCTTAACGGAGCTCCTCCAGGATATGTCGGTTACGAAGAAGGTGGCGAATTGACTGAAAAAGTTCGCAACAAACCTTATTCTGTGCTTCTATTTGATGAAGTTGAAAAAGCCCACCCAGATATTTTCAATGTGCTTCTCCAAGTGTTGGATGACGGTGTGCTGACGGATAGTCGTGGTCGTAAAGTTGATTTTTCAAACACGATTATCATCATGACGTCAAATCTTGGAGCAACCGCTTTGCGTGATGAAAAGACAGTTGGTTTTGGTGCGCGTGATATGGCTCATGATTATGAGGCAATGCAAAAACGCATCATGGAAGAACTCAAAAAAGCTTACCGACCTGAATTCATCAACCGTATTGATGAAAAGGTTGTTTTCCACAACTTAACTCAAGAAAATATGCGTGATGTCGTGAAAATCATGGTTAAACCATTGATTGCGACACTAGCTGAAAAAGATATTACGCTAAAATTCCAACCATCAGCATTGAAATATTTAGCCGAAATTGGATACGACCCAGAAATGGGAGCTCGTCCGCTCCGCCGTACTCTGCAAGATAAAGTTGAAGATGAATTATCAGAGCTTATTCTATCAGGCGAATTGGCAAGTGGAAATACCCTTAAAATCGGCGTTTCTAAAGGGCAACTCAAATTTGATATTGCTTAA
- a CDS encoding CtsR family transcriptional regulator has product MAKNTSDSIEEYIKQLLAQSGIAEIKRSNLADTFQVVPSQINYVIKTRFTESRGYTVESKRGGGGYIRIARVRFSDQHQMFGNLMANIGERISEQVFTDLIQLLFDEKIITEREGNLILATASDDVLGKDAPEIRARMLRKILQRLDRKGFHL; this is encoded by the coding sequence ATGGCAAAAAATACATCTGATAGTATTGAAGAATACATTAAGCAATTACTTGCCCAATCAGGTATTGCTGAAATTAAGCGGTCAAACTTGGCAGATACCTTTCAAGTTGTTCCTAGCCAGATTAATTATGTGATTAAAACGCGTTTCACGGAAAGTCGTGGTTATACTGTCGAAAGTAAACGTGGTGGCGGAGGTTATATCCGCATTGCCAGAGTGCGTTTTTCAGATCAACATCAAATGTTTGGTAATCTTATGGCAAACATTGGTGAACGTATTAGTGAGCAGGTTTTCACGGATTTGATTCAGTTGCTGTTTGATGAAAAAATCATTACTGAACGTGAAGGAAATTTGATTTTAGCAACGGCTTCGGATGATGTTCTTGGCAAAGATGCTCCAGAGATTAGGGCACGTATGTTGCGGAAAATTTTACAAAGATTAGATAGAAAAGGATTCCATTTATGA
- a CDS encoding COG2426 family protein, whose product MNYIITFLIAMVPLVELRGAVPYAIATGIPMWQALIIGVVGNMLPVPIIFFFARRVLEWGADKPVIGGFFTWCLKKGHNGGKKLAETAGDRGLFIALLLFVGIPIPGTGAWTGTLAASILDWNFKQSVIAVMLGVILAGLIMGTLTILGLGAFS is encoded by the coding sequence ATGAACTATATTATTACATTTTTGATTGCCATGGTTCCTCTTGTAGAACTTCGTGGCGCTGTTCCTTATGCAATCGCCACTGGTATTCCAATGTGGCAAGCACTTATTATCGGGGTTGTCGGCAATATGCTTCCCGTTCCAATTATCTTCTTCTTCGCACGTCGTGTGCTTGAATGGGGAGCAGATAAACCAGTTATCGGTGGTTTCTTTACTTGGTGTTTGAAAAAAGGTCACAACGGTGGAAAAAAACTAGCTGAGACGGCTGGTGACCGTGGACTATTTATCGCCTTATTGCTCTTTGTTGGTATCCCAATTCCTGGAACAGGTGCTTGGACTGGAACATTAGCCGCATCAATCCTTGATTGGAACTTCAAACAAAGCGTTATTGCAGTTATGCTCGGTGTTATCCTCGCAGGACTAATCATGGGAACACTAACAATTCTCGGCTTAGGAGCATTTAGCTAA
- a CDS encoding helix-turn-helix domain-containing protein, which yields MITDIATLIKTKRKEKGLTQKELAEGICAQAVISKIEKNETTPSVDLFFKLVKRLDIDMSVVSEIFELTNAIHHNRVYSDKVKQLLYMRDYENLVYVLKALDNTSMTTEELLYYDWLLAITDYMTKQVNLPETIQKLEKLLPQVKNHYFQLYLKVVSAIASIYSENHEDELALQYFESIIDDYQVSDDFRDRVTFLYSISRAYFVKGDMTNSLTYISRAIDEILEKKSIYLLGDSLLMKAYVLDETKLYEEAKKYCRNAITIFELENKELLKNMAQKLLIDIEEKI from the coding sequence ATGATTACTGATATTGCGACGTTGATTAAAACTAAACGTAAAGAAAAAGGGCTAACTCAAAAAGAGTTGGCTGAAGGTATTTGTGCTCAAGCTGTCATCAGCAAGATAGAAAAAAATGAAACAACACCGTCAGTCGATTTGTTTTTTAAATTGGTTAAAAGACTAGATATTGACATGTCAGTAGTCTCTGAAATTTTTGAATTAACAAACGCCATTCATCACAATAGAGTTTATTCTGATAAAGTTAAACAATTGTTGTATATGAGGGATTATGAAAATCTGGTGTACGTCTTGAAAGCACTAGATAATACTAGTATGACAACAGAGGAACTTTTGTATTATGATTGGTTGCTGGCGATTACTGATTATATGACTAAACAGGTTAATCTACCAGAAACCATTCAAAAATTAGAAAAATTGTTACCTCAAGTTAAAAATCATTATTTCCAACTTTATTTAAAAGTTGTGTCAGCTATTGCTAGTATTTATAGTGAGAATCATGAAGATGAGCTAGCTTTACAATATTTTGAGTCGATTATTGATGATTACCAAGTTAGTGATGATTTTCGTGACCGTGTGACTTTTCTATATAGCATTTCTCGCGCTTATTTTGTAAAAGGCGATATGACTAACTCTTTAACCTATATTTCAAGAGCCATAGATGAGATTTTAGAGAAAAAATCAATTTATTTATTAGGTGATTCTTTATTGATGAAAGCCTATGTTTTAGATGAAACAAAACTCTATGAAGAGGCAAAAAAATACTGTCGCAATGCCATTACCATTTTTGAACTAGAGAATAAAGAATTACTCAAAAATATGGCTCAAAAGTTATTGATAGATATTGAAGAAAAAATTTAA
- a CDS encoding MFS transporter: protein MILRKYKDFCQLFLGRLISNCGDSIYTIVLSWYVLEMTNSAWYVGVLNFLIFIPNTFSFIFGKKIDSLPKKHLLVFLELAQLLAVLGIVLGIALRGVNANLSLAIIFSCVFIASTVGLNTYTVQDALVPKIVPTKDLAKAEMYMSVAYNGTEYVFTAISGFLLSVLSYIPLLLIDVLTFLSSILLFRQISFKEKIEKTREQTDFWSGLRFIWQNKVVFSITLGGAIVNFLFGGFNVYQLLIAKDVGNSAFYGLLVSACAVGTLLGTTVVANFVLQKFSLGQAFWLATAIFGIGIGSTAMVHSRLVLLLIWFISCLFLGITHVAQKPILQTEIPDEHLGEVFSAFYTVTIPTLAIGSLIFGYVAKTMSWRLFLVLFAMALLLVSLLYFSNRKLRHYDIS, encoded by the coding sequence ATGATATTAAGAAAGTATAAGGATTTTTGTCAATTATTCTTGGGACGACTTATTAGCAATTGCGGTGATTCGATTTATACCATTGTGTTATCGTGGTATGTGTTAGAAATGACTAATAGTGCTTGGTATGTTGGTGTATTAAACTTTTTAATTTTTATTCCTAATACCTTTTCTTTTATTTTTGGGAAAAAGATTGATTCTTTACCCAAAAAGCATTTATTGGTATTTTTGGAGTTGGCACAATTACTGGCTGTTTTGGGAATTGTTTTAGGTATTGCTTTGAGAGGTGTCAATGCTAATCTTAGTTTAGCGATTATTTTTAGCTGTGTTTTCATTGCTTCTACGGTTGGATTGAATACCTATACTGTGCAAGATGCTTTAGTTCCTAAAATTGTTCCCACCAAAGATTTAGCTAAGGCAGAGATGTATATGTCTGTGGCTTACAATGGGACGGAGTATGTTTTTACTGCGATTAGTGGTTTCTTGCTTTCTGTGCTGAGTTATATTCCCTTGCTACTAATTGATGTTTTGACATTTTTGAGTTCAATTTTACTTTTTAGGCAAATATCATTTAAAGAAAAGATTGAAAAGACACGTGAGCAGACGGATTTTTGGAGTGGTTTACGTTTTATCTGGCAAAATAAAGTGGTTTTCTCTATTACATTGGGAGGGGCTATTGTCAACTTTCTTTTCGGTGGTTTTAATGTTTACCAATTATTGATTGCTAAAGATGTTGGTAATTCAGCCTTTTATGGACTGTTAGTTTCTGCCTGTGCTGTTGGCACTTTATTGGGAACTACGGTTGTTGCTAATTTTGTGTTACAAAAATTCAGCTTAGGACAAGCCTTCTGGCTAGCGACTGCTATTTTTGGAATCGGGATTGGTTCTACGGCAATGGTGCATAGTCGTTTGGTATTATTGCTGATTTGGTTTATTTCATGTCTTTTTCTTGGCATAACACACGTTGCTCAAAAGCCTATTTTACAGACAGAGATTCCTGACGAGCATCTTGGGGAGGTTTTTAGTGCTTTCTATACGGTGACAATTCCAACTCTAGCAATTGGTTCACTCATTTTTGGGTATGTCGCTAAAACCATGTCGTGGCGTCTGTTTCTTGTCCTATTTGCAATGGCTTTATTACTAGTTAGTTTACTTTATTTCTCAAATCGTAAATTAAGGCATTATGATATTTCCTAA
- the tsf gene encoding translation elongation factor Ts, translating to MAITAAQVKELREKSGAGVMDAKKALVETDGDMEKAIELLREKGMAKAAKKADRVAAEGLTGLYVDGNVAAVVEVNAETDFVAQNAQFVELVKETAKAIAEQKPANNEEALKVTLASGETLEAAYVNATATIGEKISFRRFALIEKTDDQHFGAYQHNGGRIGVVTVIEGGDEALAKQISMHVAAMKPTVLSYEELDQEFIHDELAQMNHKIDQDNESRAMVNKPALPHLKFGSKSQLSDEVIAQAEEDIKAELKAEGKPEKIWDKIIPGKMARFMLDNTKVDQQYTLLAQVYIMDDSKTVEQYLDSVNAKVITFARFEVGEGIEKAANDFESEVAATMAAALNK from the coding sequence ATGGCAATTACTGCAGCTCAAGTAAAAGAATTGCGTGAAAAATCAGGTGCTGGTGTCATGGACGCTAAAAAAGCACTTGTTGAAACTGACGGTGACATGGAAAAAGCAATTGAATTGCTTCGCGAAAAAGGTATGGCTAAAGCAGCTAAAAAAGCTGACCGCGTAGCCGCTGAAGGTTTGACTGGTCTTTATGTTGACGGTAACGTTGCAGCAGTTGTTGAAGTTAACGCTGAAACTGACTTCGTTGCTCAAAACGCACAATTCGTTGAATTGGTTAAAGAAACAGCTAAAGCTATCGCTGAACAAAAACCTGCTAACAACGAAGAAGCACTTAAAGTTACTTTGGCTTCAGGTGAAACTTTGGAAGCAGCTTATGTTAACGCAACTGCAACTATCGGTGAAAAAATTTCATTCCGTCGTTTCGCTCTTATCGAAAAAACTGATGACCAACACTTTGGTGCATACCAACACAACGGTGGACGTATCGGTGTTGTAACTGTTATTGAAGGTGGCGACGAAGCTCTTGCTAAACAAATCTCAATGCACGTTGCAGCTATGAAACCAACAGTTCTTTCATACGAAGAACTTGATCAAGAATTCATCCACGATGAATTGGCTCAAATGAACCACAAAATCGATCAAGATAACGAATCACGTGCAATGGTTAACAAACCAGCTCTTCCACACTTGAAATTCGGTTCTAAATCACAATTGTCTGATGAAGTAATCGCTCAAGCTGAAGAAGATATCAAAGCAGAACTTAAAGCAGAAGGCAAACCAGAAAAAATCTGGGATAAAATCATCCCTGGTAAAATGGCTCGCTTCATGCTTGACAACACTAAAGTTGACCAACAATACACACTTCTTGCACAAGTTTACATCATGGACGACAGCAAAACTGTTGAACAATACCTTGATTCAGTAAACGCTAAAGTTATCACTTTCGCTCGCTTTGAAGTTGGTGAAGGTATCGAAAAAGCTGCTAACGACTTTGAATCAGAAGTTGCAGCAACAATGGCAGCAGCACTTAACAAATAA